The Sander vitreus isolate 19-12246 chromosome 5, sanVit1, whole genome shotgun sequence genome includes a region encoding these proteins:
- the nmrk1 gene encoding nicotinamide riboside kinase 1 isoform X2 — protein MTNGGKSTLSRSLHQQIPNSCLIAQDSYFKDDSVVPVDSNGFKQYDTLDALHMDTMMCEVASWRRDPLSFMRQRGLNPEHTASSADEEVYVLIVEGFLIFNHRPLNELFYKRYFMEIPYDVCKTRRSSRVYTPPDPPGYFDGYVWPMYLKARQEIESMVSGIVFLDGLKPKEELLAAVCKDVCQEMERLREKDFYLFPF, from the exons ATGACCAATGGAGGAAAATCTACTCTTTCTAGGAGTCTACACCAGCAGATACCCAACAGCTGTCTCATTGCACAGGATTCATATTTTAAG GATGATTCTGTGGTACCAGTGGACAGCAATGGGTTTAAGCAATATGACA CGCTGGATGCTCTCCACATGGACACGATGATGTGCGAGGTCGCCTCGTGGCGAAGAGATCCTTTGTCGTTCATGAGGCAGCGAGGCCTGAACCCAGAACACACAGCATCATCAGCTGATGAGGAGGTGTATGTGCTGATTGTGGAGGGTTTCCTCATTTTCAACCACAG GCCTCTGAATGAGCTATTTTACAAAAGATACTTCATGGAAATACCGTATGATGTCTGCAAGACGAGACGAAG TTCGCGGGTGTACACGCCTCCTGATCCTCCTGGATACTTTGACGGATACGTGTGGCCAATGTACCTGAAAGCCCGGCAGGAGATAGAGAGCATGGTGTCCGGAATTG tgttTCTGGATGGACTGAAGCCAAAGGAAGAGCTGCTGGCTGCTGTGTGTAAAGATGTCTGTCAGGAAATGGAAAGGCTCAGGG AGAAAGACTtttatttgtttcctttttga
- the nmrk1 gene encoding nicotinamide riboside kinase 1 isoform X1, protein MKTLLVGVGGMTNGGKSTLSRSLHQQIPNSCLIAQDSYFKDDSVVPVDSNGFKQYDTLDALHMDTMMCEVASWRRDPLSFMRQRGLNPEHTASSADEEVYVLIVEGFLIFNHRPLNELFYKRYFMEIPYDVCKTRRSSRVYTPPDPPGYFDGYVWPMYLKARQEIESMVSGIVFLDGLKPKEELLAAVCKDVCQEMERLREKDFYLFPF, encoded by the exons ATGAAGACACTACTTGTAGGAGTTGGCGG GATGACCAATGGAGGAAAATCTACTCTTTCTAGGAGTCTACACCAGCAGATACCCAACAGCTGTCTCATTGCACAGGATTCATATTTTAAG GATGATTCTGTGGTACCAGTGGACAGCAATGGGTTTAAGCAATATGACA CGCTGGATGCTCTCCACATGGACACGATGATGTGCGAGGTCGCCTCGTGGCGAAGAGATCCTTTGTCGTTCATGAGGCAGCGAGGCCTGAACCCAGAACACACAGCATCATCAGCTGATGAGGAGGTGTATGTGCTGATTGTGGAGGGTTTCCTCATTTTCAACCACAG GCCTCTGAATGAGCTATTTTACAAAAGATACTTCATGGAAATACCGTATGATGTCTGCAAGACGAGACGAAG TTCGCGGGTGTACACGCCTCCTGATCCTCCTGGATACTTTGACGGATACGTGTGGCCAATGTACCTGAAAGCCCGGCAGGAGATAGAGAGCATGGTGTCCGGAATTG tgttTCTGGATGGACTGAAGCCAAAGGAAGAGCTGCTGGCTGCTGTGTGTAAAGATGTCTGTCAGGAAATGGAAAGGCTCAGGG AGAAAGACTtttatttgtttcctttttga